Proteins from a single region of Dyadobacter fanqingshengii:
- a CDS encoding DUF6934 family protein: MSVSSYDTIRVSADAYGDSFAGIEILDSHKFYSEGKNGKFELRTFITRVKDDPEKGLFNLGFGAWDEVRQIVDDRLRTRNDDMKQILGTVAAIALDFLKKYPVAHLYAEGSTFARTRLYQREISKILEELPIDLQLHGLIRKEDIGFIEFRKGIHFDGFLLSVRNS; this comes from the coding sequence ATGAGCGTATCAAGTTACGATACAATTAGGGTTAGCGCCGATGCGTACGGTGACTCTTTCGCAGGGATCGAAATTCTTGATTCCCACAAATTTTACAGCGAGGGGAAAAACGGTAAATTTGAACTGAGGACGTTCATTACGAGGGTGAAGGATGATCCGGAAAAGGGATTATTTAACCTCGGTTTCGGAGCATGGGATGAAGTCCGGCAAATTGTCGACGACCGGCTTCGAACCAGGAATGATGATATGAAGCAAATTCTGGGAACAGTCGCAGCCATTGCCCTGGATTTTCTCAAAAAATATCCTGTTGCGCACCTGTATGCGGAGGGGAGCACATTTGCCCGAACAAGATTATATCAGCGGGAGATATCGAAAATTCTTGAAGAATTGCCCATTGATTTGCAGCTGCACGGTTTGATCCGTAAAGAAGACATCGGCTTCATTGAGTTTCGAAAAGGAATTCATTTTGATGGGTTTTTATTATCTGTTCGTAATTCTTAA
- a CDS encoding GDSL-type esterase/lipase family protein, translating to MNWYEDEVLRVEKESEKLSFLPETIFYGSSSINLWTTLYSDFEDIQPVNLGFGGSTLAACSWFFDRIMAQVSTAKRIIIYAGDNDLGDGRNPMEVCLYYRQLLGQIRAKFGDVPCYFISIKPSLQRWEIISQIKTANRLIQEEIKGDPNQHYINIFPAMLDEQGTPVRELFEQDGLHLSPAGYALWKKAVRNALNLSTND from the coding sequence ATGAATTGGTATGAGGATGAAGTGCTGAGGGTTGAAAAGGAATCGGAAAAGCTTTCTTTTCTGCCGGAAACAATTTTTTATGGCAGTTCCAGCATCAATCTCTGGACTACATTATATTCAGATTTTGAAGATATCCAGCCCGTTAACCTGGGTTTTGGCGGATCGACGTTAGCGGCTTGCTCCTGGTTTTTCGATCGGATCATGGCGCAGGTCAGTACTGCGAAGCGCATCATTATTTATGCGGGAGACAATGACCTGGGCGATGGCCGAAATCCCATGGAGGTTTGCCTTTATTACCGGCAGCTCCTCGGACAGATCCGCGCAAAGTTTGGGGATGTTCCTTGCTATTTTATCAGCATTAAACCCAGCTTACAGCGTTGGGAAATCATTTCTCAGATCAAAACGGCGAACAGGCTGATCCAGGAAGAAATCAAAGGAGACCCTAACCAGCATTATATTAATATTTTTCCAGCCATGCTCGACGAACAGGGTACGCCTGTGAGAGAATTATTTGAGCAGGATGGGTTGCATCTCAGTCCTGCCGGTTATGCATTGTGGAAAAAGGCTGTCCGAAACGCGTTAAACCTCTCAACCAACGATTAA
- a CDS encoding TonB-dependent receptor, with protein sequence MNRLITGLIVIIAMCFCSANLYAQGNEATIIGKVTEVNAGPIPGATVLVRNESTGFQAGTVTDMNGDYIIKQLPLGSPYSITVSFIGFGEQKKTGYALNQGDQLRLNFGMESSATELQAVDIKANSLKNTVVTLGSSTPITAKDIAKLPVNGRNFTSLIDLSPLSNGSSLGGQLASSTNFTLDGMTSRGTIAGGSTQGAYSVSMEAIREFKVVTNEYDVTMGRAGGGTISTVTKSGTNKLSGSAFTFMRTDWLSSGYDLRGNKRVQDFSTYQYGASLGGAIKKDKAHFFVAWDHQADSRPLYIANIQSPADEAANRVTQATLDQFSDIARSKYGVSNNPQFGAFGKKKGTDAIFAKIDWQLNSKNLLTLRNNMVIENDALSEGDNSGINAYESYIDRKRFDNSLMASLRTIINPKITNELKLQHFYEDQAIIPSSELPSDGIPRAIVENVQSVSGTNNYNTSIQIGGQRFSPEWFKGTVVQLVDNFYYNTGKINFTFGLDVMYNRMKSRYGSEMNGRFYFTGLENFNNLTPYRYAREINLLEDPSNVVNSLSTGIYAQMDTKLALGLEMMAGLRLDNTQYLNKANFSQVVFDELGLRTDNVINTTQLQPRVQFTWDVNEQSKDIVRFGAGVFGSALNPYSMINNMLFDGTRVASVEIQGDLVPKPNFPGYRADPSTAPGAELFNIPGIERLVTINTNSKDAKIPVVYKTNFSYNHFFSDRLRVGVSGYASWARNNYMYVDRNMVEDPFFRIAAEANRGVYVPAESINAKNGATNWLNSRKTKNVGRVLELNSEGKKNQYAVVIDGTYRYFKDGQITASYTWNDSKDNTSYNGNVANTATLDLMVADDPRDLSKMAYANNQFRNKIVFYGTAPSIYGVTIGLRYSGIGGTRYSMAVSGNMNGDFVSSNDLAYIYNPNNTETPEYIRKGIQTILDNPEAEQSIKDYITRDMGKMAERNGGINDFYGVFDLRLAKRFKLFNGHGLEASVDAFNVANLLNRDWGVGTNLGKQNLYTIKSFDAATQQYVYNMSAGTGVSSLNGSTYQIQLGLRYGF encoded by the coding sequence ATGAATCGATTAATTACCGGACTAATTGTGATCATCGCAATGTGCTTCTGTTCCGCCAATCTTTATGCGCAGGGCAACGAAGCGACCATCATTGGGAAAGTCACCGAAGTGAATGCAGGCCCGATCCCGGGCGCGACCGTTTTGGTCAGAAACGAATCAACCGGCTTCCAGGCGGGTACGGTCACGGACATGAATGGCGACTACATTATCAAGCAATTGCCGCTTGGTTCACCTTACTCCATCACCGTTTCTTTTATTGGTTTTGGAGAGCAAAAGAAAACAGGTTACGCATTGAACCAAGGCGATCAGTTGAGATTGAATTTCGGCATGGAAAGTAGCGCTACCGAATTGCAAGCTGTTGACATCAAGGCCAACTCATTGAAAAACACCGTGGTAACATTGGGTTCTTCGACGCCTATTACGGCAAAAGACATTGCCAAGCTGCCAGTAAACGGCCGTAATTTTACATCCCTGATCGACCTTTCGCCTTTGAGCAACGGAAGCAGTTTGGGTGGACAACTTGCGTCTTCAACCAACTTTACATTGGATGGTATGACATCGCGCGGAACGATCGCGGGTGGATCTACGCAGGGTGCCTATTCCGTTTCCATGGAAGCAATTCGCGAATTTAAAGTGGTTACTAACGAATACGACGTGACCATGGGTCGCGCGGGTGGCGGTACGATCAGTACTGTGACTAAATCAGGAACGAACAAACTTTCAGGTAGCGCATTTACATTTATGCGTACTGACTGGCTTTCAAGTGGTTATGATTTGAGAGGAAACAAAAGGGTGCAGGATTTCTCTACATACCAATATGGCGCTTCTTTGGGTGGCGCGATTAAGAAAGATAAAGCACATTTCTTCGTAGCATGGGATCACCAGGCTGACTCACGTCCTTTATACATTGCCAACATTCAGTCCCCGGCTGATGAAGCGGCAAACAGAGTGACGCAGGCGACGCTGGATCAGTTTTCGGACATCGCCAGATCTAAATATGGTGTTTCAAACAACCCGCAGTTTGGTGCTTTCGGAAAGAAAAAAGGAACGGACGCTATTTTTGCAAAGATCGACTGGCAGCTGAATTCAAAGAACCTTTTGACGCTGCGTAACAATATGGTGATCGAAAACGACGCGCTTTCAGAAGGTGATAACAGCGGTATCAATGCTTATGAATCTTACATTGACCGTAAAAGATTCGATAACAGCCTCATGGCGTCATTGCGGACGATTATTAATCCAAAAATTACCAACGAACTGAAATTGCAGCATTTTTACGAAGATCAGGCGATCATTCCAAGCTCTGAACTTCCTTCGGATGGTATCCCCCGCGCAATCGTTGAAAACGTTCAATCTGTTTCAGGAACAAACAATTACAACACTTCTATCCAGATCGGTGGACAGCGTTTCTCTCCTGAATGGTTCAAAGGAACGGTTGTTCAGCTGGTGGATAACTTTTATTACAACACAGGAAAGATCAACTTTACTTTCGGTCTTGATGTGATGTACAACCGCATGAAATCGCGTTACGGAAGCGAAATGAACGGACGTTTTTACTTCACAGGTCTGGAAAATTTCAACAACCTGACGCCTTACCGCTATGCAAGGGAAATCAACTTGCTGGAAGATCCAAGCAATGTTGTAAATTCTTTGAGCACAGGTATTTATGCACAAATGGACACAAAACTGGCACTTGGTCTTGAAATGATGGCCGGTTTGCGTTTGGACAACACACAATATTTGAACAAAGCCAATTTCAGCCAGGTTGTTTTTGATGAACTGGGCTTGCGTACGGACAATGTGATCAACACAACGCAATTGCAGCCACGTGTTCAGTTTACGTGGGACGTGAATGAGCAGAGTAAGGATATCGTTCGTTTTGGTGCGGGTGTTTTTGGCTCGGCTTTGAACCCTTATTCGATGATCAACAACATGCTGTTTGACGGAACAAGAGTTGCTTCTGTTGAAATTCAGGGTGACCTGGTTCCAAAACCAAACTTCCCCGGCTACCGTGCAGATCCTTCGACAGCACCAGGTGCAGAGCTTTTCAACATTCCCGGCATCGAAAGATTGGTGACCATTAACACCAATAGCAAAGACGCGAAAATCCCGGTTGTTTACAAAACCAACTTCTCTTACAACCACTTTTTCAGCGACCGTCTGCGTGTGGGTGTGAGCGGATATGCTTCATGGGCCCGCAACAACTATATGTATGTAGACCGCAACATGGTGGAGGACCCATTCTTCCGTATCGCAGCAGAAGCCAACCGTGGCGTATATGTGCCGGCTGAAAGCATTAACGCTAAAAACGGTGCTACAAACTGGTTGAACAGCCGCAAAACCAAAAATGTTGGTCGCGTGCTGGAATTGAACAGCGAAGGCAAGAAAAACCAGTATGCAGTGGTGATCGACGGAACGTATCGTTACTTTAAAGATGGTCAGATCACTGCATCTTATACCTGGAATGATTCGAAAGACAACACATCGTACAATGGAAACGTGGCAAACACAGCTACATTGGATTTGATGGTGGCTGATGATCCGCGTGATTTGAGCAAAATGGCTTATGCCAACAACCAGTTCCGCAACAAAATTGTATTCTACGGAACAGCGCCAAGCATTTACGGCGTAACAATCGGTCTGCGTTACTCAGGAATCGGCGGAACGCGCTACTCAATGGCGGTAAGCGGTAATATGAACGGTGACTTCGTATCATCGAATGACCTGGCCTACATTTACAATCCGAATAACACGGAAACGCCAGAATATATTCGCAAAGGCATCCAGACTATCCTGGATAACCCGGAAGCTGAGCAGAGCATTAAGGATTATATCACAAGAGATATGGGCAAAATGGCTGAGCGTAACGGTGGTATCAACGATTTCTACGGTGTGTTTGACCTACGCCTTGCGAAACGTTTCAAATTATTCAACGGCCATGGTTTGGAAGCTTCTGTTGATGCTTTCAATGTAGCTAACCTTTTGAACAGAGATTGGGGCGTTGGTACTAACCTTGGAAAGCAGAACCTTTATACGATCAAAAGCTTCGATGCTGCAACACAACAATATGTGTATAACATGAGCGCCGGAACGGGTGTATCCAGCTTGAATGGAAGCACTTACCAGATCCAGCTTGGTTTGAGATACGGGTTTTAA
- a CDS encoding esterase family protein, translating to MISASPPVVMEREYQKWFSPALNRYMELLVFGSGGVPVLFFPTRAAHFYDLENWKIIEALRERIMNGEVQIFCVDSIDQESFYSSEPPNQRILRHLQYERYILTEVIPFIRKKNKSKQLTVTGCSLGGYHAVNIGLKHPTVFTKVVGMSARYDLTKPLPFFADLFDGYFDENIYYNMPNHFVPGICDKKLLQQIRKLDITLVIGREDSFLPDNERLSSALSRIGVPHKMYIWDEEAHRPRYWREMVKLYL from the coding sequence ATGATAAGCGCATCGCCTCCCGTTGTCATGGAGAGAGAATACCAGAAATGGTTCAGCCCTGCCCTGAACAGATATATGGAGTTGCTGGTTTTTGGTTCCGGAGGCGTTCCTGTCCTGTTCTTTCCAACCAGGGCCGCCCATTTTTATGACCTGGAAAACTGGAAAATTATCGAGGCTTTGCGCGAGCGCATCATGAATGGGGAAGTCCAGATTTTTTGTGTGGACAGCATTGATCAGGAAAGTTTCTATTCGTCCGAGCCGCCTAACCAGCGGATTCTGAGACATTTGCAATACGAGCGCTATATCCTGACGGAGGTTATTCCTTTTATAAGGAAGAAGAATAAATCGAAACAGCTCACTGTAACCGGATGCAGTCTGGGCGGTTACCATGCAGTAAATATCGGATTGAAACACCCCACGGTTTTTACCAAAGTCGTGGGCATGAGCGCTCGTTACGACCTTACTAAACCCCTGCCTTTCTTCGCCGATCTTTTTGACGGTTATTTCGATGAAAACATTTATTACAACATGCCTAACCATTTCGTACCCGGCATTTGTGACAAAAAACTTTTGCAACAGATCAGGAAGCTCGATATTACGCTGGTGATCGGTCGCGAAGATTCATTCCTGCCGGATAACGAGCGGTTAAGCAGCGCACTATCCCGGATCGGCGTGCCGCACAAAATGTACATTTGGGATGAGGAAGCGCACCGCCCGCGATACTGGCGCGAGATGGTCAAGTTGTATTTGTAG
- a CDS encoding sulfatase-like hydrolase/transferase encodes MPKIKVVNSKAVSLLLCLLSLCRFANAQSKPNIIVILADDQGWGDLSINGNANVRTPNIDKIGKEGARFSRFYVAPLCAPTRAGLLTGRYHYRSGVWGVSSSREYMNLDEVTFADLFKKAGYATGAFGKWHNGSQYPYHPNGRGFDEFYGFLSGHYANYFNTMLDHNGEPERSKGYITDDLTDKAIDFIEKNKAQPFVCYIPYNTPHSPFQVPDKYYDRVKARGISQFSKDKSQEEIEVTISALAMCENMDDNVGRVLDKLDQLKLTDNTIVIYLTDNGPNSWRWNGDMKGRKGVADEGGVRVPFLIRWPGQIKPGRIISGNAAYIDLLPTLTDLAGISAKGTKPLDGVSLKPALTGKAAQVPERTLFSSINKNSSVRKGAYLFSGGSLFDLSKDSTQQNDLAAKEPELAKTLSVALEKWHQAMVVNIDTSRWLPVGYQQFPKAVLPSQDAVLHRSKGSTLSYSASAPNSSWIANWNNIESYVTWNVEVNTTGKYQVNVLYTSPEPGDAFTIEFNKSRISGKITDAFDPPLIDSPDRVERKGESYEKEFKTLQVGKVDLQKGRGALKLLATYMKGRKFADIRAVELVLIK; translated from the coding sequence ATGCCTAAAATCAAAGTCGTGAATTCCAAAGCAGTATCACTTCTGCTTTGCCTATTGTCATTATGCCGCTTCGCCAATGCGCAATCGAAGCCCAATATCATCGTCATTCTGGCTGATGATCAGGGTTGGGGGGATCTTAGCATCAATGGTAATGCCAATGTCCGCACGCCTAACATTGATAAGATCGGTAAGGAGGGTGCTCGATTTTCGAGGTTTTATGTTGCACCGCTTTGTGCGCCTACACGGGCCGGATTATTGACGGGGCGCTACCATTACCGGTCTGGTGTCTGGGGCGTTTCCAGTTCCAGGGAGTACATGAATCTGGACGAGGTTACTTTTGCTGATTTATTCAAAAAAGCAGGTTATGCAACCGGTGCGTTTGGAAAGTGGCACAATGGAAGCCAGTATCCTTATCATCCGAATGGCCGCGGATTTGATGAATTTTACGGATTTTTGAGTGGACATTATGCCAATTACTTCAATACAATGCTCGATCATAACGGCGAGCCGGAGAGAAGTAAAGGCTACATCACTGACGACCTCACGGACAAAGCCATTGATTTTATTGAAAAGAATAAAGCGCAGCCATTTGTTTGCTATATCCCTTATAATACTCCTCATTCCCCGTTTCAGGTTCCCGACAAATATTACGACCGTGTAAAAGCGAGAGGGATCAGCCAGTTCAGCAAGGACAAAAGTCAGGAGGAAATAGAAGTTACGATCTCAGCCCTGGCCATGTGCGAGAATATGGATGACAACGTGGGCCGCGTTCTCGACAAGCTGGATCAACTCAAACTCACGGACAACACAATTGTCATTTATCTCACCGATAATGGTCCGAATTCCTGGCGATGGAACGGGGATATGAAAGGCCGTAAAGGCGTGGCTGATGAAGGTGGCGTAAGAGTTCCCTTCCTGATCCGCTGGCCCGGACAAATTAAGCCCGGCAGAATCATCAGTGGAAATGCCGCATACATTGACCTGTTGCCGACATTGACAGACCTCGCAGGAATCTCGGCAAAAGGCACAAAACCACTCGACGGCGTCAGCCTGAAACCCGCACTGACCGGCAAAGCTGCACAAGTGCCGGAGCGGACACTTTTTAGCTCAATTAATAAAAATAGTAGTGTCAGAAAAGGTGCTTACCTGTTTTCCGGCGGCTCGCTTTTTGATCTTTCCAAAGATTCTACCCAACAAAATGACCTTGCCGCAAAGGAGCCGGAACTGGCGAAAACGCTTTCAGTTGCGCTGGAAAAATGGCATCAGGCAATGGTGGTAAATATCGACACAAGTCGCTGGTTGCCAGTCGGCTATCAACAGTTCCCCAAAGCGGTGCTTCCTTCGCAGGACGCCGTTTTACATCGTTCCAAGGGCAGTACATTGTCTTACAGCGCCTCTGCACCCAACTCTTCCTGGATCGCCAATTGGAATAATATTGAGTCGTATGTAACGTGGAATGTGGAAGTGAACACAACCGGAAAATATCAGGTGAATGTCCTTTACACCAGCCCCGAGCCTGGGGATGCATTTACGATAGAATTTAACAAAAGTCGTATTTCAGGAAAGATCACTGACGCATTCGATCCACCGCTGATCGATAGCCCGGACCGGGTTGAGCGGAAAGGGGAGTCTTACGAAAAGGAATTCAAAACCTTGCAAGTCGGCAAAGTGGATTTGCAGAAGGGCAGGGGCGCACTGAAGCTGCTTGCTACGTATATGAAGGGTCGAAAGTTTGCCGACATCCGCGCTGTGGAGTTGGTTTTGATTAAATGA
- a CDS encoding helix-turn-helix domain-containing protein — MSATSFEELCQRLSSGASRDLSALLPDGIQHEAGHFNVFNLTEITQTTREKPTIPYPCRAFYKISFLTGRSRAEYPDRTVEITQPTLIFTTPKTPFNWLPIGKQTGQFCVFSAEFLHPTKSGAILDELPIFKSPEHPVYALSESEAARVQSIFDNMEAEIASNYAYKYDLMRAYALELIHIGQKRQSTTMLHPNHSAFARTTSLFIELLERQFPLENPQHQIALRTAKQYADHLSVHVNHLNKVLRETTGLTTTELISGRIVQEARALLRHTDWTIAEIADCLGFSDFAHFAKFFKSETSFSPGAFRRQTESSNYT, encoded by the coding sequence ATGAGTGCAACATCTTTTGAAGAACTTTGCCAGCGCCTGTCCAGTGGTGCGTCGAGGGATCTGAGCGCATTGTTACCCGATGGAATTCAGCATGAAGCAGGGCATTTCAATGTATTCAATCTCACTGAAATCACGCAGACTACACGTGAAAAACCAACCATCCCCTACCCTTGCCGCGCATTCTATAAAATCAGTTTTCTGACAGGACGTTCACGTGCAGAATACCCCGACCGCACGGTTGAGATCACACAACCTACGCTGATCTTTACAACGCCAAAAACACCTTTCAACTGGCTGCCTATCGGGAAACAAACCGGGCAATTTTGCGTCTTCTCCGCAGAATTTCTCCACCCGACCAAAAGCGGCGCGATCCTGGACGAACTGCCCATTTTCAAGTCGCCCGAGCACCCTGTTTATGCATTGTCGGAAAGTGAAGCGGCGCGTGTACAAAGCATATTTGACAACATGGAGGCGGAAATTGCATCCAATTATGCCTATAAATATGATCTCATGCGCGCCTATGCGCTCGAACTGATCCATATTGGCCAGAAGCGGCAGTCCACTACGATGCTGCATCCGAATCACAGCGCATTTGCCCGAACCACTTCCCTTTTTATTGAATTGCTGGAAAGACAATTCCCGCTTGAAAACCCACAACATCAAATCGCATTACGCACGGCGAAACAATATGCCGATCACCTTTCGGTGCACGTAAACCATTTGAACAAAGTCCTCAGAGAAACCACGGGACTGACAACAACCGAGCTCATTTCCGGACGGATCGTACAGGAGGCCCGCGCATTGTTACGACATACCGACTGGACCATTGCCGAGATAGCCGATTGCCTGGGATTTTCCGACTTCGCCCATTTTGCCAAATTCTTCAAAAGCGAAACTTCCTTCTCTCCCGGCGCATTTCGTCGCCAGACAGAAAGTTCGAATTATACATAA
- a CDS encoding alkaline phosphatase family protein: MKKLFASISLFALSFSAFAQDSHVVLISIDGLRPEFYKDANWSMVNLRQGMQTGAYSDGVTGVFPTVTYPSHTTIITGVKPIKHGVYYNTPSEPLEVTGKWIWDYSTIKVPTIFSVAKEKGLKTASVFWPVSVGSPATYNIPEFWYLPEKKGGDRIMIKALSENAVPKGLYEEIEQNATGKLEEIDFNSDYLSVDENMSRISSYLIRKYKPSFLAVHLVAVDHFEHEQGRDGDKVRASLSSVDRGIKSIIEATEKAGIREKTTFIITGDHGFVDIHTAIAPNILLAKAGLYDPNNKANWKAYFHSSGGSAFLHLKDKNDTKTLEQVKQILDQLPQNQKNLFAVKDRAALDAVGSDPNASLAIAPVQGITISGAATGDFLRASSGGTHGFFPDFKEIQTGFVAFGKGIKQGAVIPEMSLQDIAPLIAKLLGLDFPSADGTLYPGLLVKE, translated from the coding sequence ATGAAAAAATTATTTGCCTCCATAAGCCTTTTCGCACTCTCATTTTCTGCGTTTGCACAAGATTCCCATGTGGTCCTTATCAGCATTGACGGGCTTCGTCCGGAATTTTACAAAGACGCGAACTGGTCAATGGTAAACCTGCGTCAGGGCATGCAAACCGGCGCTTACTCAGATGGAGTTACCGGCGTTTTCCCCACCGTCACCTACCCTTCCCACACCACCATTATCACGGGCGTAAAGCCTATCAAGCACGGCGTTTATTATAACACGCCTTCTGAGCCGCTCGAAGTAACGGGCAAATGGATCTGGGATTATAGCACCATTAAGGTTCCCACGATTTTTAGTGTAGCCAAAGAAAAAGGATTGAAAACAGCTTCGGTTTTCTGGCCTGTTTCCGTGGGCAGCCCGGCCACTTACAACATTCCCGAATTCTGGTATTTGCCCGAAAAAAAAGGCGGAGACCGGATCATGATCAAAGCGCTTTCGGAAAATGCAGTTCCAAAAGGTTTGTATGAAGAAATCGAGCAAAATGCGACCGGGAAGCTGGAAGAGATCGATTTCAACAGCGATTATCTGAGCGTGGATGAGAATATGTCAAGAATCAGCAGCTATCTGATCCGCAAGTACAAGCCGTCATTCCTGGCCGTTCACCTCGTTGCGGTTGACCATTTCGAGCATGAGCAGGGACGTGATGGCGACAAAGTGCGTGCATCACTTTCGAGCGTGGACAGAGGCATTAAGTCCATTATCGAAGCCACTGAAAAAGCAGGCATCAGAGAAAAAACAACATTCATCATCACCGGCGACCACGGCTTTGTAGACATTCACACTGCCATCGCCCCCAACATTCTGCTCGCCAAAGCAGGACTTTACGACCCAAACAATAAGGCAAATTGGAAAGCCTATTTCCACAGCTCAGGCGGCTCGGCATTCTTACATTTGAAAGACAAAAACGACACAAAAACGCTCGAACAGGTAAAACAGATCCTGGATCAACTGCCACAGAATCAGAAAAACCTCTTCGCAGTGAAAGACCGGGCAGCATTAGACGCAGTAGGCTCCGATCCAAATGCATCACTGGCCATCGCCCCCGTACAGGGCATCACCATCAGCGGCGCCGCAACCGGCGATTTCCTGCGCGCATCCAGCGGAGGCACCCATGGCTTCTTCCCCGACTTCAAAGAAATCCAAACCGGTTTCGTAGCATTCGGCAAAGGAATTAAACAAGGAGCAGTAATCCCTGAAATGAGCTTGCAAGACATCGCACCGCTTATTGCGAAGCTCCTGGGATTAGATTTTCCAAGTGCAGACGGGACGTTGTATCCTGGGTTGTTGGTGAAGGAGTAG